A window of Marinilabiliales bacterium genomic DNA:
ATGCAGCAATTTTACTCCATTCTCATATTTATGCTCAACTTCGAAGGTATGGAAGGTGTCATATAATCCGTCAGGTATGCTTCCTGTTCCTTCCACCTCAACGGGGCCTGAATTATCGGCGTCAAGCGCCCATTGGGCAATATCGACATGGTGTATGCCCCATGCCCCGCTTATGCAGCCAAGGGAGTAGTCGTCGATCAGCGTAAAGTTACGCGTACAGCGAAGTTCATTATAGGGTGCCAGGGGAGCAGGGCCCAGCCACATATCATAATCAATACCATCGGGTACGGGTTCGGCAGGAGGCATAGGAGTAGGAGTGAAGCTGGCTGATCCGACTACTATCCTGTTAAGATTTCCGATTCTGCCGTTCCTGACCATTTCCGTCACAAACCTGAACCCGGGATCCGATCTTTGCTGCGTTCCGTGCTGAAAACAGATATTATACTTGTTGATGGTCTTTCTCAGGATCTGGGATTCCTGTACCGTGAGTGCAAGAGGTTTCTCAAAATACATGGCCTTCCCGCGGCGTGCCGCTTCAACACCAATAAGTGCATGCCAATGGTCCGGTACAGACTGAACTACAGCATCAATATCTCCCCTTGCCAGCAGGTCTCTGAAATCGTTGTAAGCAGAGCAATCATTGTCGCCGTAGTGATCATCGGTTATGTTCTTTGCATTGTCACGATTTTCCTTCTGCACATCGCATACGGCAACAACACGCACCTGGTCAAAACCGAGGAAGGATCTAAGGTGTCCGGTACCCATTCCCCCTACACCTATAAAGCCCAGATTGATCTTGTCATTTGGCATGATCCTTTTATTGCCGGGAAATACAGAAGCTGGCAAAATTGCCGGGAAAGCTGTGAGTCCTAAGGTTGCAGCGAATCCGTTTTTCAGAAATTTCCTGCGGTTGAGTTTGCTTTGCATTTGTTTGGGGGTTAATAAATTCAACTGATCTATATGTGTATCTTATAAGTTACAATAACGGTTAACCGGGATTATCATAATAATTTAATCATTATGTCCTGCAAGCCTGATCGATCTGCTGTTAAAAAAGTCAATTGATTCTTTTATTTCAGGCAGCGAGTGATCCCAGTTATGGGAGTATTCCAGTCCGAACATCACAGGCCTTATATTTTCGCGTTTAAGGTATTCAAGTATGCCTTCAAGATCGATTACACCGGTTCCCCAGGGAACATCATGCCCTTCAGAATCCATACTGCTCTGGTCGTGCATCTGGAGAGTAATTACCCGGTGGCCAAGGGTTTTAACGGCTTCCAGGGGGTCTATACCTTCCCTGGCCCAGTGGCCGAAATCACATGCCGCACCTATCAGCGGACTACGGCCCTCTGTCAGCTCAACAATCTTTTCGGGATGCATGTAAACAGGTGACAACCATTCGCCATGGTTGTGAATGGCCAGTTTAATATTATACTCTTTGCAATACTGCTCGATAATATCAAGGTCCTCAATTGCAGGCTCAGATATAAAAGTCTCTATCCCCATTTTACGGCCAAATTCAAATAT
This region includes:
- a CDS encoding gfo/Idh/MocA family oxidoreductase, which translates into the protein MQSKLNRRKFLKNGFAATLGLTAFPAILPASVFPGNKRIMPNDKINLGFIGVGGMGTGHLRSFLGFDQVRVVAVCDVQKENRDNAKNITDDHYGDNDCSAYNDFRDLLARGDIDAVVQSVPDHWHALIGVEAARRGKAMYFEKPLALTVQESQILRKTINKYNICFQHGTQQRSDPGFRFVTEMVRNGRIGNLNRIVVGSASFTPTPMPPAEPVPDGIDYDMWLGPAPLAPYNELRCTRNFTLIDDYSLGCISGAWGIHHVDIAQWALDADNSGPVEVEGTGSIPDGLYDTFHTFEVEHKYENGVKLLHIDHITARRKIPQFDVRSSMGILFEGSEGWLYIARGFMDAHPKSLMNNVIRPNEIKLPFSNDHRLNFLDAVRTGSDTISQIGPAVKSEIVCQQAYIAMKLGRKLYWDNAKEMFINDEDANKMLSRPMRSPWHL